The sequence below is a genomic window from Falco rusticolus isolate bFalRus1 chromosome 8, bFalRus1.pri, whole genome shotgun sequence.
TTGCATATGAATATACTTTGGAGATCAATGGAAAGAGCCTCAAGAAGTATATGGAGAACAGGTTGAAAACCACCAATACTTGGGTACTGACCTTGGGTGGTACAGACTATAGAGTTGTTCTAGGTAAGTAAACATTGAATGACTTCGTGTTGCTGCCTTTGAATAAACTTGTATGCATTTAATAACTTGTAATTGTAATTAGCACAGTTCAGTGGCTAGTGCTGTTGCAGTGTAAAATCCTGAGTGGTCTGGAAGTTTGCAATGAGATGCCAAAGGCAGTCTGAAAATAACGGTCATTTTACACCTGTGTGAGcctgctgtcacagcagcacggtctagatattaaaaaaagaaaaaaaaatgtttggaaggAGTTAGGGCTTCTGTATCCATACAGCTGCCTTAGCAAGCTTGCTGTATGTGCAAGTTCGTTAACCAGGCCACCAGGCTGTCCTTCCAAAAATCATAAGCTAACCAGGTAACCAAGCTTTCCTGCCAAAAATCGTAGGCCGAAGTCAAGGAGTCTTTAACTAAAGAAGTGTGACAATTTTATTCTACATTTTTGATAGATTAATCAGCATCCttttttctgcataacttaACTACAAATTCCATCTAAAAACttcaaattatgttttttcactttcttaatAGCAAGGCAGTACTTTTATTCTCTTCTGCCCCCCATTTCCAAATATATTACAAGCAGATGGGAGGAAGGGAACCCCTGAGGAATTTGTCAGTGGCATCTAGTAGGAAAACTTCCCCTTAGGTATTGCTGTACAGTTAAACCTGGAGATAAGAGATCTTGGGCTATGATTTCTTCTTAAGCCTCAGGACAGAATGAACTGCCGTAGGATGacagggggtggggaagaaagacaattttaatGCCAAAACCAGATTAGTGTCCTCGCAGACTTGTAATCTCCCTATGCTTACTTTAAAGGCAGGCAGTGTTCAGCTCTCTGCCAAGTCCTGTGGATGACAGTGTCAGTCATGTGAGCTCTAGAGCAAAGTTAAGGAGGATGTGCTGGGAGAAGTAAAAGAATATTCtgtttcaaatgcaaaaaaaccaccccaactctAATACTGATATTTAAAGCAGTATTTGGGTTTTTAAGGAGATTACAAACAGTTTGATGGATGTTAAATAATGCTGCTTTTGAATTAAACTGacctggaaaaaatgttaagagCTTCATTGAATAAACGGCACTCAAATAATTAGcagaaattacttcattttactGTCTTCAAGTTTTTCAGTTTAACAATGACAGAATATCTCTTGACAATATTTGGAACAATCCAGTGTTAATGGGAGAGGTAAAATTGTGTGTTCAAAAGTTGTTTGCCGATTGATGACGGAGCGTCCCATCTCTCCAGTATAAGAACAAACCCTGTAGCTCAGGTACTGTGGCCAATTAGGAACTTCTTTTGGGAATTGAAAGTGAAATTCGATggtaagtttttaaaattcctaGATCTTGTCTCTGTGTGTGGGAATATATCTTGTTCTTTCTactctttgttttaattttccttcacagaaaaagACACTATGGATGTGTGGTGCAACGGTCAAAAACTGGAAACAGCGGTACGTGATCATTTCCAAAGGCTTTTCACGGGCTGTGGCTAGATAACCAGAGCTTAGCAAATTAAGGCACAGGGGGGCATGTTACTGCACTTTACCACAAAGTATGAGCATATGCTGAGACAGCCAGTACGCTCTTAGTCTGTTCCAAATGTCCTCCGCTGTATTTCGTAACTGACAGTATTTCAGTTAGGATGCCCGACGGCTGTCTATATTTAAGGATAAACAGTGGTTTTGCTTACACTTCTTAAACAAGCAAAATTAATCTGGGTCGGTTGTCCAGGGTTTTTAGGGAGAAAACTTTCAGGGAGCGGAAGGGACTTGAGTTTGGTGCAGTGTAGAGCCACCTCATCCAAACCTGCTTGTGTTAGTGGTGACTGAGAAGTGGAACATGAGTAGCCTGTTACaagtcatgattttttttccgTCTAGAGATGGTCCCTAACACTTTGCCGTAAGTGTCTCGTTGGAACAAATCAAATCTCTTGTCTTTCTGTTacatcttcattaatttttagaGCAGGGTGACAGCTAGAAAGCCTTGCCTATTTGGCATCCTTTTGTATTACGATGGCTTTCAGTATGCATACTGTGTAGTTGTCCTCGTCCTTGAAGGATGTGCTTTCTCACCAGAGTTGTCACTGTGATTACTACTGCCCCTGGATGAGTACTAATTGTAAAATCAACAGTTTTGCTATACTTGAGAATAGGATGAAAAGATTCACCAAATGTTTCTTTGGTGATCATTGGAAGAAACTTCCTCTCTCAGTGAATCTGAACTTGCTCTTGATGGTTCTCAGCCTCTTCTATAATGTAATAAATTCACTAGGTGATATTCTTGCAAGCTACGAGTACAAGTTTAGCTGTCAAACTGTACTTGCATTAGAGCAGTGCACACTTTTCTGCTCTCCCAAAGATGGTGACAAAACCAGAGCCATGCATGGCAAAATCCGAACAGGAAAATACAtaactgcagcaggagctgtgtaTCCAAAATACGCAACAGTTCAATCGGGGATCTCTTCATCCTGCTGTAGAACGCACCACTAAATACTTCACGTTTTACTGCCACTTCAGCATAGGTTTGTGTGGTACTTACTGGCTGCACCACACAACCCGGAAGGAAACTGTCTTTTCTATTCGTTTTACTGACATGGATCAATGATGCTCGTTTACAAACTCCAGCTTTAACATTTCTGATTATGCGAAATTTTGACTGTCATCTAATACCCACAAATCTTTAACTGGACACCTTGACAAAGCCCTGTCTGAGATTCTGCAGCTTTGTTCAGCATTCACACTATATTTGTCGCAGGTACCTATGGCTGCTCTAATTGTGGGAACTACAAGTGATCTTGACCTTGGAAACAGTCTGATGCActcaagcttttattttactaaaatgGCACGTGCTGGTTTTATTCTTGTCTCCTTTCTTCTAGGGTGAATTTGTAGAAGATGGGACTGAAACTCACTTCAGTGTTGGTGATCACAGCTGTCGCATTAAGGCTGTTAGTAGTGGCAAACGAAAGGAAGGAATTATTCATACCCTTATTGTGAATGACAGAGAAATCCCAGAGGCTGTGGAGTAGCCTCTAGTTAACTGATTATTGTAGGACTAAGATCAGGAATTTTCAATTACTGTGGTAATTATTCTAATATGTACTACTTGGTACATCTAGTTTGTGCTGCGTTTATCTTCTAGTTTCTGTatatgaaattattctttttgaGGAccagatgaaaataattatgcacATCTTACAttaccagtttttaaaaaactatatATATTGAATATATATTATATCACTAAGTGCAGAGAACACTGGTGAACTTAAGTAGAAATTATATACTAGGAAAAAATCTCACTATAATAAAATGGGAGATAAATACTCATTAAGACTGAATCCTTAtaaaatgcatgtgtgtgtggagggagGTGGATGCATGTGCTGGGCATTTGAGTAAGCTGCTACAAGTTTTCTTGGTAATTACTTTTTCTATTAAACTGACTACCAACCTTTTTCAGATGCAGTTAAGAAGAGTTACAAGTTAATAAAAAGGTTATTAATGAAATACACTGTTACTTGTGTAAGAGTATTAAAATAATACCGTGCTatgaaaactgttctttatTCCGAGTAGGAGAAAAGATGTTAcattgttctgaaaaaaaaattccttacaagttttctgaaaactgatgCTAGAAATAGAAATTGTTGTAGCAGTTCAGAAACTCTGTACtgagttttggaaaaaaaccaaacaaaaagttaggaaaaaaaaatcctggcaTGAAACTCCTTTAAAAGATGAAACCTCTTGAAGCAAGCTGAAAGAAGATCTTATTCTTGTTCAATGCTGTTGAACAAACCTTAGATCTACAGCTGTGTGTTACCCTGGCAGTGATGTGTGAATCAAGATATGTGAAGAAAAACGGGCCAAATAGAGAAGAACTGGCTGCTTAAATGGAATAGTTAAAATGGGAATAGACTAATTCTGGCTTCAAACTTCCAGCGTAATATCTAAAAGTAGCCTTGGGATTTCTGTGAGAACAAGACTCGTGTATTAGATGGTTCTTACACCCGTTTAACATGATACTAGAACATACTAGGCTTATACACTACAAAGGCTAACCTTTTGCAGCAATGTAGACACAGCTGAtcttaaacataattttaaaaaccaaactgtgaccatatttatttaaaagtttgttttgcaatggttcaaaaacatttccactTGCAACCTCACTTAGAATTCAGAATTGGACTTCTATAGCAATTTCTCTGGACTTGTGAGTGGTTCCTAGCACTATGACTACTATCTTGGGAGTTGCAGGTGCAGCCCAAATGTGCTGGGAATTCATTAAGAAGTTATTTTATAAGTTTTATTAAATGCTAATTTCATCTGTGTTTTAGGGTTTGGACCGCACTCCATTAGCATAGCACTTTTACATGTGGattaaatgcttttcatatGACACTTTGTTTTTTAGTGGTTTTATGCAAGCCCTTCTCCCCAGACGATTACAGTTTTAACCATAGGTAACTTTTCAATCTAGAAGCAGAGCTGATACCAAGTGATAagcctttatttctgtattacagCACTCTTTATAAGCCATGTAGGTGTTTAGTTAGGGCCGTAACTGGTGGCTTTAAATGCTTCTGATTGGACAAATCTGGTAGTAACTTTTAGTTTGGGGCAATAGATTTGTTTTAAACCCTGTTAACATCATAGTTTCAAACTTTAGTACAGAAAGTTTCAAAGTACCTGGGAACTGGGCTGAATCCCCTTTTATATTGAAGTGAGTATAATGGCTCTTGGGCTCTTCTGTTTACTGGCTTCAGGTCACTGCAGAAGCAGTGTGGGGATACCTAGCTGCAAGGCTGACACTGTAATCTTTAAACCAGATTAATTGAAGAGCAGTTTCGAGCTGTAGCTTGAACCAGttctctgctgttctgcagcttttcaaagaGACTGACCACTGAGAAAT
It includes:
- the FAIM gene encoding fas apoptotic inhibitory molecule 1 isoform X1 → MTDLVAVWEVALSDGVHKIEFEHGTTSGKRVVYVDGKEEIRKEWMFKLVGKETFTVGASKTKATINIDAVSGFAYEYTLEINGKSLKKYMENRLKTTNTWVLTLGGTDYRVVLEKDTMDVWCNGQKLETAGEFVEDGTETHFSVGDHSCRIKAVSSGKRKEGIIHTLIVNDREIPEAVE
- the FAIM gene encoding fas apoptotic inhibitory molecule 1 isoform X2 yields the protein MASREEITVYEDEVRSRYSHLEKMTDLVAVWEVALSDGVHKIEFEHGTTSGKRVVYVDGKEEIRKEWMFKLVGKETFTVGASKTKATINIDAVSGFAYEYTLEINGKSLKKYMENRLKTTNTWVLTLGGTDYRVVLEKDTMDVWCNGQKLETAGEFVEDGTETHFSVGDHSCRIKAVSSGKRKEGIIHTLIVNDREIPEAVE